In one Balaenoptera acutorostrata chromosome 5, mBalAcu1.1, whole genome shotgun sequence genomic region, the following are encoded:
- the POU4F2 gene encoding POU domain, class 4, transcription factor 2, producing the protein MMMMSLNSKQAFSMPHGGSLHVEPKYSALHSASPGSSAPAAPSASSPSSSSNAGGGGGSGGGGGGRSSSSSSSGSSGGSGGGSEAMRRACLPTPPSNIFGGLDESLLARAEALAAVDIVSQSKSHHHHPPHHSPFKPDATYHTMNTIPCTSAASSSSVPISHPSALAGTHHHHHHHHHHHHQPHQALEGELLEHLSPGLALGAMAGPDGAVVSTPAHAPPMATMNPMHQAALSMAHAHGLPSHMGCMSDVDADPRDLEAFAERFKQRRIKLGVTQADVGSALANLKIPGVGSLSQSTICRFESLTLSHNNMIALKPILQAWLEEAEKSHREKLTKPELFNGAEKKRKRTSIAAPEKRSLEAYFAIQPRPSSEKIAAIAEKLDLKKNVVRVWFCNQRQKQKRMKYSAGI; encoded by the exons atgatgatgatgtccCTGAACAGCAAGCAGGCGTTCAGCATGCCGCACGGCGGCAGCCTGCACGTGGAGCCCAAGTACTCGGCATTGCACAGCGCCTCGCCCGGGTCCTCTGCACCCGCGGCGCCCTCCGCCAGCTCTCCTAGCAGCTCGAGCAATGCTGGCGGCGGTGGCGGCAGTGGCGGGGGCGGTGGAGGCCGGAGCAGCAGCTCCAGTAGCAGTGGCagcagcggcggcagcggcgggggCTCCGAGGCGATGCGGAGAGCGTGTCTTCCAACCCCACCG AGCAATATATTCGGCGGGCTGGATGAGAGTCTGCTGGCCCGCGCCGAGGCTCTGGCGGCGGTGGACATCGTCTCCCAGAGCAAGAGCCACCACCATCACCCGCCCCACCACAGCCCCTTCAAGCCGGACGCCACCTACCACACCATGAATACCATCCCGTGCACGTCGGCTGCCTCCTCTTCGTCGGTGCCCATCTCGCACCCGTCCGCGCTGGCGGGCacgcaccaccaccaccaccaccaccaccatcaccaccatcagccGCATCAGGCGCTTGAGGGCGAGTTGCTGGAGCACCTGAGTCCCGGGCTAGCGCTGGGTGCCATGGCGGGCCCCGACGGCGCCGTGGTGTCCACTCCAGCTCACGCGCCGCCCATGGCTACCATGAACCCCATGCACCAAGCCGCTCTCAGCATGGCCCACGCGCACGGGCTGCCCTCACACATGGGCTGCATGAGCGACGTGGACGCCGACCCCCGGGACCTGGAGGCGTTCGCCGAGCGCTTCAAGCAGCGACGCATCAAGCTGGGGGTGACCCAGGCCGATGTGGGCTCCGCGCTGGCCAACCTCAAGATCCCCGGCGTGGGCTCGCTCAGCCAGAGCACCATCTGCAGGTTCGAGTCTCTCACGTTGTCTCACAACAATATGATCGCGCTCAAACCCATCCTGCAAGCGTGGCTAGAGGAGGCGGAGAAGTCTCACCGCGAGAAGCTCACCAAGCCGGAGCTCTTCAACGGCGCAGAGAAGAAGCGCAAGCGCACGTCCATCGCGGCGCCGGAGAAGCGCTCGCTCGAAGCCTACTTCGCAATCCAGCCGCGGCCCTCTTCCGAGAAGATCGCCGCCATCGCTGAGAAGCTGGACCTTAAGAAGAACGTGGTGCGCGTCTGGTTCTGCAACCAGaggcagaaacagaaaagaatgaaatattccGCGGGCATTTAG